Genomic DNA from Jejubacter calystegiae:
CGGCTGAAGATGGAGGTATCCCGGGATTATCCGCAGGCATCCCGGCTATTCTGTCTGGAGATGCTGCAGGGTGCGCCTTTGCTAATGGGAGAGCTGGAAGGGGATCTGCGAGGGCTGGTGGCGGAAAAGTCGGCGATCATCAGCGGATGGGTGGCCGCAGGTAAACTGGCGCCGGTCGATCCTCATCATCTGATCTTTATGATTTGGGCGACGACTCAGCACTATGCTGATTTTTCCACTCAGGTTGAGGCGGTTACCGGCCAGACCTTAGCAGACGACGGCTTCTTTCGTCAGACCGTCGCCAGCGTGCAGCAAATGATTCTGGAAGGGGTTCGTCCGCGCTAGCGCCGGGAGGGCACCGGACAGCTCAGATCCCCTTCGTCGCAATGGGAAAAGGATTCCAGAAAACCGCTGCGCTCACGGGTTTTGTCCGTCAGGCATTGATTCCATACCAGTGCCTGGGCACTACCGCCTTCGGCCCCGGAGCTGACAAATTTACAGTCAGCATCGCGTACTTTGATCCACGCCTCTTCCGAGAGCTTTAACAGCTCCTGCTGCTGCGGGTTGGCGCGCTTAAGCAGCGACTGATAACTCTGATTCAACTGCTGGTCCGCTTTTTTATATTCATCGGCGGCACATTGATTCATTTCGGTTTGCGATTGCGCCTCTGCGCAGTCTGCGGCCCAGGCAGACTGGCCAAGCAACAGGCTGGCGGCAATAAGATAACGATATTTCATAATACTCCCCTGCAAAAAGGCTCCTTTGAACAGGAGCCTTTTCACTGTAGCGAAGCCTTAGCCAATTGTCATCAGGCTGGCGTTCCCTCCTGCCGCTGCGGTGTTGACGCTCAGCGAACGTTCAACGTACAGCCTTTCCAGCAGCAGGTTGGTTTCACCGTGGGCGAAACCCTGTACCGTGACGATGGCGCCATCCCGGGCGGCGACAAATTCGCACAGCTTACGCAACTGATCGGAATCACCGTGGAAGATTGTCGCATCGAAGGTCTGGCTGAAAAGCTTATCGGCGGTGGCGAAGTCGATACGCTGGCTGACGCTCTGGGGAAGACGTTTTGCCAGTTCACGCTGCATCGGCTCGTCGGGCCACAGCGCCCGGCTACCTACGGCAGTAACCGCCGCCAGCTGGATCAGCGCATCTTCTTCATTATCCGCCACGCACAGCACCCGGGTTCTGGGCATCAGGGTCCAGGTATTGCGCTCGCCGGTGGGACCGGGCAGGGCGCGCAGGCTACCGCTCTGGGCCTGTTCGGCATAGCGCTGGCACAGAGCACGGAATTCCGGACGCTCTCCCGCCCAGTCGGTCAGGGCGTTATGGGCTTCCTGCAGCGCTGCTTTCAGGTGCATATTGGCCGGGTACATCCGGTCATGGCGGGCGAGGGTGGTTAACACCGCCTCTTCCGGACGGCTACTCAACAGACGGTAGAGATAGAGCGGACCGCCCGCTTTCGGACCTGTTCCGGAAAGACCTTCTCCGCCGAAAGGCTGGACGCCGACCACGGCGCCAACCATATTACGGTTAACGTACATGTTACCGACGTGGGCCTGGGAGGTGACCTGGGCGATGGTTTCATCAATGCGGGTATGAACCCCGAGCGTCAGGCCGTAACCGGCATCATTAATCTGCTGAACCAGCGCGCTCAGTTTCGCACGGCTGTAGCGCACCACGTGTAGCACCGGGCCAAACACTTCGCGCTTCATCTCGTCAAAGCTTTCCAGCTCGATAAGCGTCGGAGGCACAAAGGTGCCGCTCTGCCATTCGCGCACGTCCTGGCTGTTTTCCTGAGCGGCCTGGAATACCCTGCGTCCTTTGGCGCGCATGGTCTGGATATGGCGTTCGATATTCTGTTTGGCTTCGCTGTCGATCACCGGTCCGATATCGGTGGTCAGGCGGCCAGGATTACCCATACGGCATTCGGCCATGGCGCCCTTCAGCATCTTCAGGGTGTGATCGGCCACCTCTTCTTGCAGGCAGAGCACGCGCAGAGCGGAGCAACGCTGACCGGCGCTGTCAAAGGCGGAGCTAATCACGTCCTGTACCACCTGCTCGGTCAGGGCGGATGAATCGACGATCATTGCGTTCAGACCGCCGGTTTCGGCGATAAGCGGCGTCGGGCGGCCCTGGGGATCGAGGCGGCTGGCGATGTTGCGTTGCAGCAGGGTCGCGACCTCGGTAGAGCCGGTAAACATCACGCCGCGAACCCGGTCATCGGAAGTCAGGCGCGCGCCGACGGTTTCGCCGCGGCCCGGCAGCAACTGCACCACGCCTGGCGGTACTCCTGCTTCCAGTAGTAGTTCAATACCCCGGGCGGCGATAAGCGGCGTTTGTTCTGCCGGTTTCGCCAGCACGCAGTTACCGGCGGCCAGTGCGGCGGCTACCTGTCCGGTGAAGATCGCCAGTGGGAAGTTCCAGGGGCTGATGCAGACCACGGGGCCCAGTGGGCGATGAGTCTCGTTGTCAAAGTCATGGCTGACCTGACCGGCGTAATAGCGCAGGAAGTCCACGGCCTCCCGCACTTCGGCGATGGCGTTGCTGAAGGTTTTACCCGCTTCTCGAACCAGAATGCCGATCAGCGGCTGCATCTGATCCTCCATCAGAATGGCGGCACGTTCGAGAATCGCAGCACGCTCGGCGGGCGGGGTGGCGAACCAGATATCGGCCTGATTCACCGCGGTATCCAGCGCCTGTTCCACCTCTTCATCCCGCGCTTCGCGCACGTAGCCGACAATATCCGTCGGCTCGGCCGGGTTAATCACCGCCTGAAGCTCGCTTTCGTGAACCTTTACCTCTTGCTCCAGAATCGGCAGCGCCTGCCACTTCTGGCTGGCGCTGTTGAGCAGCGCGGAAGAAAGCGAAGCCAGACGATGTTCATTGTCCAGATCCAGCCCCAGCGAGTTGGCGCGATCCTCGCCATACAGATCGCGCGGCAGCGGAATTTTCGGATGCGGCAGTCCGGGCATACCTTCCCGGGCGCTCAGTTTATCGACGGCCACGACCGGGTCGGCCACCAGATCGTCAATCGAAAGGGTGCTATCGGCAATGCGGTTGACGAATGAGGTATTGGCGCCGTTTTCCAGCAGGCGGCGCACCAGATAGGCCAGCAGCGTTTCATGGGTGCCCACCGGCGCATAGATGCGGCACGGGCGGTTCAGCTTACCGTCGCTGATTTTTCCCACCACCTGTTCGTAGAGCGGTTCGCCCATGCCGTGCAGGCACTGGAATTCATACTGTCCCGGGTAGTAGTTCTGACCGGCCAGATGGTAGATAGCGGCCAGTGAATGGGCGTTATGGGTGGCGAACTGCGGATAGATAAGATTCGGCACTGACAGCAGCTTACGGGCGCACGCCAGGTAGGAGACATCGGTGTACACCTTACGGGTATAGACCGGGTAGCCTTCCAGCCCTTCTACCTGGGCCTGTTTGATTTCACTGTCCCAGTAGGCGCCTTTCACCAGGCGAATCATCAGGCGACGTCGGCTGCGAGTGGCGAGATCGATCAGATAGTCGATGACGAACGGGCAACGCTTCTGGTAAGCCTGGATAACAAAACCAATACCGTTCCAGCCTTCCAGTTCCGGCTCAAAGCACAGTTTTTCCAGCAGATCGAGAGAGATCTCCAGCCGGTTGGCCTCTTCAGCGTCGATGTTGATCCCGATATCGTACTGGCGCGCCAGCAGGGTCAGCGCCTTAAGGCGTGGGTAGAGTTCGTCCATAACCCGATCGAACTGGGCACGGCGATAGCGGGGATGCAGGGCGGAAAGCTTGATGGAAATTCCCGGACCTTCATAGATACCACGACCATTAGAGGCCTTGCCGATAGCGTGGATCGCCTGCTGGTACGACAGCATATAGGCGTCGGCATCGGCAGCGGTCAGGGCTGCCTCGCCCAGCATATCGTAGGAGTAGCGGAAGCCTTTATCTTCCAGACGGCGGGCATTGGCCAGCGCTTCGGCGATGGTTTCGCCGGTGACGAACTGCTCGCCCATCAGGCGCATCGCCATATCCACACCTTTGCGGATCAGCGGTTCACCGCTCTTGCCGATAATACGGTTCAGGGAGCGGGAGAGATTGGCTTCATTATGTGTTGAAACCAGTCGCCCGGTCAGCAGCAGTCCCCAGGTAGCGGCATTGACGAACAGCGACGGACTGCGGCCTACGTGCGACTG
This window encodes:
- the rutR gene encoding HTH-type transcriptional regulator RutR; its protein translation is MAGSATTPGRRSQAVAAKKTAILSAGLDYFSRFGLHGASLEQVAERAGVSKTNLLYYYPSKEALYVAVMRQILDIWLAPLRAFRTDLEPLAAIGDYIRLKMEVSRDYPQASRLFCLEMLQGAPLLMGELEGDLRGLVAEKSAIISGWVAAGKLAPVDPHHLIFMIWATTQHYADFSTQVEAVTGQTLADDGFFRQTVASVQQMILEGVRPR
- a CDS encoding lysozyme inhibitor LprI family protein; the protein is MKYRYLIAASLLLGQSAWAADCAEAQSQTEMNQCAADEYKKADQQLNQSYQSLLKRANPQQQELLKLSEEAWIKVRDADCKFVSSGAEGGSAQALVWNQCLTDKTRERSGFLESFSHCDEGDLSCPVPSRR
- the putA gene encoding trifunctional transcriptional regulator/proline dehydrogenase/L-glutamate gamma-semialdehyde dehydrogenase, with translation MASTTMGVKLDEETRERIKTAASRIDRTPHWLIKQAIFNYLQRLENNEELPELPALLAGAANNSDVDDASAPVDETPQPFLEFAEQILPQSVSCAAITAAWRRPETDAVPMILEQARLPADVAQKAHTLAHQLANKLRNQKTAGGRAGMVQGLLQEFSLSSQEGVALMCLAEALLRIPDKGTRDALIRDKISNGNWQSHVGRSPSLFVNAATWGLLLTGRLVSTHNEANLSRSLNRIIGKSGEPLIRKGVDMAMRLMGEQFVTGETIAEALANARRLEDKGFRYSYDMLGEAALTAADADAYMLSYQQAIHAIGKASNGRGIYEGPGISIKLSALHPRYRRAQFDRVMDELYPRLKALTLLARQYDIGINIDAEEANRLEISLDLLEKLCFEPELEGWNGIGFVIQAYQKRCPFVIDYLIDLATRSRRRLMIRLVKGAYWDSEIKQAQVEGLEGYPVYTRKVYTDVSYLACARKLLSVPNLIYPQFATHNAHSLAAIYHLAGQNYYPGQYEFQCLHGMGEPLYEQVVGKISDGKLNRPCRIYAPVGTHETLLAYLVRRLLENGANTSFVNRIADSTLSIDDLVADPVVAVDKLSAREGMPGLPHPKIPLPRDLYGEDRANSLGLDLDNEHRLASLSSALLNSASQKWQALPILEQEVKVHESELQAVINPAEPTDIVGYVREARDEEVEQALDTAVNQADIWFATPPAERAAILERAAILMEDQMQPLIGILVREAGKTFSNAIAEVREAVDFLRYYAGQVSHDFDNETHRPLGPVVCISPWNFPLAIFTGQVAAALAAGNCVLAKPAEQTPLIAARGIELLLEAGVPPGVVQLLPGRGETVGARLTSDDRVRGVMFTGSTEVATLLQRNIASRLDPQGRPTPLIAETGGLNAMIVDSSALTEQVVQDVISSAFDSAGQRCSALRVLCLQEEVADHTLKMLKGAMAECRMGNPGRLTTDIGPVIDSEAKQNIERHIQTMRAKGRRVFQAAQENSQDVREWQSGTFVPPTLIELESFDEMKREVFGPVLHVVRYSRAKLSALVQQINDAGYGLTLGVHTRIDETIAQVTSQAHVGNMYVNRNMVGAVVGVQPFGGEGLSGTGPKAGGPLYLYRLLSSRPEEAVLTTLARHDRMYPANMHLKAALQEAHNALTDWAGERPEFRALCQRYAEQAQSGSLRALPGPTGERNTWTLMPRTRVLCVADNEEDALIQLAAVTAVGSRALWPDEPMQRELAKRLPQSVSQRIDFATADKLFSQTFDATIFHGDSDQLRKLCEFVAARDGAIVTVQGFAHGETNLLLERLYVERSLSVNTAAAGGNASLMTIG